AGTAAAAGTGTGATGATTGTACCTTTTTATATTAAAAATATTGGGTACAAAAAAGTACCATTATACTAGATTATCTGCACATGTACCCTAAAAGGTACCGAACTGTATTATGTGAGATCATatgtgtacctctgaaggtacattgtgtattttgatttttttgtaCCTTAGGGAACAGTACCACTCTTATTTCTAAGAGTGTGTAATGGACAGGTGATGGCGCTATTTTTCAAAAGAAAGTGTAGGGGCCACATCATGATTGTAGGCTTATAATTTTCTTTGTTGCAAGCAATATCTAATGTTGTAAAATGCCATATGTGATGGTTTAAATGTTCTAAATTATTGGGCTGTGGGCCTATGTGACTGCATTAGCCATGTGACACGGTAGTAACCATAATTTTGGTTCATGTTTCCCAGGGCACCCTAATTAGCAGTGAGCATGTAAAAGATTAAAAGCACCCCAGTCCTGTTTGTACCTGAATGTCCTCTGCGTGTATTGGCTGTGCGGTGTTGCTGCATCGGTCATTTGTTTCAGAGCCATTTGAGAACCATGCTGTCTTGATCATTTTCGGGGTGTGGTTGAATGTTGGTTTATCTTTATCAGCCTTTGGTGATTTTAAGGTTGACAAAATCCAAGAGCTTATTGCTTTGAAAGGTTTGGAGAGACTGATGGCTGTGGGGCATTGCTAATCATCAGACGAAAGAAGCGGTGAACCAACATTAGAATACAGTGAGCAGATACATATGAAGACTTGACACAGGAAGTAGGAGGTGAACATCTTTTAATATTTTTCTGTTGTCATAGGAGTACGCCAATCAGGTTCCTGCACAGTCTTGTCCCCACATACCGCTGCCAATCCATTTAACACAAACGCTACTAAAACAAGTTTGTTCCTTTTGAGAACTTGTGCAACAAATTCTAAGCGATTTTATATATTCTTTATTGCAGAGTTCACTTGTAAAAGGCGAACATTTTAAACTATAGAAATTACATGTTGACCTATAGTGGCTAGTAATgaattgtgttttgtgtgtttcgttaAAGGGGATTCTGAGCTCCCTCGTCTAACTGGGATATGACGACATCCCAGTGTGTGATTGGTGTAGAATGCATGTGCCCTTATCAATAGATTTAATGTTGAAGAAGGGTTTGGGCACAAACGTCAATTTCACGTTGGTTCAAAGTAATTTtgttgaaattacgtggaaacaacgttaatTCAGCCATTGTGTGCTCAGTGGGAAGAGAGTAAAAAGAAAATGCATATTATGATAGTCTTGGGTGTTTTCTGTGTCTTCCTATTGGTGTTTAGTTTCTCTGGCGTCAGTTGACCTTTAAGCGTGTCTGTGAGTCTGCTGTCTGTCGCGGTTTCTCTTCCTTGTTGTCCTTCTGCATCGTCTGTTGCGGAATCTACTCAAATTTGATATCCGTTCTAGAGGGGGAGACATGGACAAACACAACATCACATCAGCTATCTGACAAGGAATTGCTTGAATATGTGGTTGTTCTGTTCAATTGTTTTTCTCTTTTGAGTCCACTATCAAACCGTGGTATCTTGTGCACTGTACTGCAGTAGAATCTCTATCATCTTTAATTGGCATATTTATCCAAGTACGTGTTCATTTTGCAACACAATACTTTAGCATCTCAAGAGGATACATTGTGTCGACATTGTGCACTTTACTTAAGAGCTAAGGCTGGTGTAATTCTATACCTCGATTGCATCTCCTAAGGGCAACAACGCAAACAATTCTTtcccatgcaacaatttcaacccTTTCCCATCGTTGCCAAATATAGCTTTTGCATCCCTTGAAGAAGTGAACATCAGGCCTAAAATATGTTACATTGGGAGTGACCTCACCTGCACTACAGAGGCATTTACTCCACTGGGCTGTAGTTCAAAAAACGCACAAACACATAAGATCAGAATTCTTATGGAAACAATTGGAAAATATTGAATCATTGGAAAAACTGAAACAGTCACGCATGCCAGAATATCACATTAGTCAGCCATGTCACACTGATAAACCACGTGGTAGAGTTGTACTTACACATCTGCGGGTTTGGGGGACATCAACACCAAGGGGACTTCTACTCCGACATCACTGTGGCGAAACAAACATTTACATTGTCAGTGGGCAACATAATCTGTCCAACAATGCCTcggacatacagtatgtatatatacactgaagaaaaatataaacgcaacatgcaacaatttcaaagattttactgacttacagttcatgtaaggaaatcagtcaattgaacaaTAAATCagggcctaatctatggatttcacatgactgggaataaagatatccatctgttggtcacagataccttaagaaAAAGTAGGGtacgggcgtggatcagaaaaccagccagtatctgttgtgtgaccactatttgcctcatgcagcacgacatctccttcacatagaggtgatcaggctgtttattgtggcctgtggaatattgtcctGCTCTTCTTCAATCGCTGTGCaaagttactggatattggcgggaactggaacacgctgccatacacgtcgatccagagcatctcaaacatACTCAGTGGGTGAcatttctggtgagtatgcaggccatggaagaactgggacattttcagcatccaggaattgtgtacagatccttacgacatggggctgtgcattaccatgctgaaacatgaggtgatggcggcggattaatggcacaacaatgggcctcaggatctcgttacgttatctctgtgcattcaaattgcaattgtgttcattgtccgtagcttatgcctgcacgtaccataaccccaccgctaccacggggcactctgttcacaacgttgacatcagcaaaccgctcacccatacAATGCCATACACGCTGCCTGCCATCTGCCCGTTTACAGTGCCTGCCTCGGATTCAtcggtgaagagcacacttcttcatggaaggtgagcatttgcccaccgaagtcggttacaacgccgaactgcagtcaagaCCCTTGTGAGGAGGACGAGCACGTAGATGAccttccctgagactgtttctgacagtttgtgcagaaattcttcggttgtgcaaactcagtttcatcagttgtccgggTGACTAGTgtcagacaatcctgcaggtgtagaagtcagatgtggaggtcctgggctggcgtgattacacatggtctgtggttgttaaagccggttgaacgtactgccaaattctctaaaacaacattggtagagaaatgaactcagttctctggcaacagctctggtggacattccaacTGCACTCTGCCTCAACCTTGGAGACATCTGAGACacatttttagagtggccttttattgtacccagcacaacgtgcacctgtgtaatgatcatgctgtttaatcagcgccttgatatgccacacctgtcaggctgatggattatcttggcaaatgagaaatgctcatttacagggatgtaaacaaatttgtgcacaacatttgagagaaatatgcttttatGCATATGGttcatttctgggatattttcttTCGGCTCATGAAACGGGACCaacgctttacatgttgcgtttatatttttgttcagtatatacatgTATGTCATATATCAACTCCGGTTCTTACCTGGCTGTTAGGCCTCCCAAGAGGCCTCCGCTGGAGACCAAGAGGTTCACCTTGATTTTGTAAGAGACCATGATTCCCTGCATTCCTTTATCCATGCCAGGACGGATGCtaggagaggggaggacaggacaAGGACGGGTTACCTCAGGCATTTAAATgcagtaaatgttttttttttaaatcatcatctacagaaggagaggagggtgtggTTGAGCTATGTCTTGGGGAACCCACTGACTCACATTGTGGTGGAAGCCAGGTTGGTATCCTCGTCCTTTAGTCTGCCGTCCACGGCCAGACCACGCTTCTCTTTGTTGTTGGATAGCAGAGGGATCACCGTGAACGTCTTCTCCAGGGTGGATTCACCTTTTATTTCCTCCCTGCACAGGACGACCACACAAACAGGAAGTTGTGATCCACCGACAGTGAAAATCCAAATAAACGTTATTATTGTTTGAGTTGAGTATTGGGGTAAGATAGACATAAGGCTTAGTAATTCTAGATTGCAGTAGTAATGGAATGAATGCGTTCTTGACTTACGCAAATTCCTCAGTATGAACCGTCTTGGAATATTTATCAGACTGGTAAAGCAACACCTCTGTTGTCTGCTCAACTGGTCAAAAAGAGATGTTTCAGCCATAATCACGATTTGAAACACATGTACAAACGCAACGAGAACTCGCGTCACAACCACTCACCTGTAATTTTTATTTTCTTCACCACTTTGGTGGTCTCATTGTTGATTTTGACATTTACAGGGATTGGGTCTCCATGGAAATAGAGCTGAAGGTCACCAAATGAAAGCAAACATGTTCAAGTCAAAAGGTATCATACAGAATGACCCATCAATAGAAAACTAGCACAGTAATCAATGTTCTCCTAGGCTTACAGAATAAAAGTCTACAGGCCTACCTCCTTCTCTATGGAGGCCTCCAGGTGGACTGGCTTGTCAGACATCATGAAGTTCTTGCTGATGTCAGCCTTGGGTCCAGCACCCACTTTGCCTGGGGCAAACTGGATCTTACGAATTATCAGACGGCAAGTGTCcctgacaggagagaggaagagggagaaaaccATCAGAATACACAATAATCTGATTCCTAGCAACAGCAAATGGCATGTACTGTACAGTTGTGTGAAATTTGTGGCATTCCACTAATACATACTTCTTGCTAATTTTCTCATCAGGGTCATCTGCCTCCTTGGCGATGTATGCTTTCACCTCATAGTCAACACCACAAGACTGCAGGGGTAGAAAACATTTGTCTTTAATGAAAGGTTTAAAACGAGAGattgaaagagcgagagaaagagagaaactaaCGTACCTTGCCAGCATCCTCTGGTGCAGGCTGAAGGCCGACTGAGCATGGCAGGTTTGTATCAATCTGAAATggacaggaaggaagaagtgaTGAGATGTGAATAGATACAAACCAACAGGCTAGTATGTCCATTCCCTGAATGGGAATGTCCATGGTGACAAAGCCTCTGATGTGGTTTCCAACACCGTCTAAGAGAGTGGACCGTAATCACACTTTGTGTGGCTGAACAGTGAGCTCTGCACTGACATATTGTGGGATGTCATGTGAAGGATGAGATGGAAGGCAACACAGTGATACTCACAGTGAAAGTGAAGGGATGGCCTTGGTCCCCACATTTCTTCAGGAGGGCCTCCTGCATGGGGGTGTTGGCTGGTTTGGTGCCAACAACAGGGTAGATCTGCATCCTTTTAACCCAGATGTCTTTTCTGAATGACAGCCCGATCACATCCAGGTCGTCACTACCATAACGGAAGGCGCATGCCAGATACACCCATACTGCAGAAAGATAGGGCTTCAGTATTAAGACGGAACCTCGATTGGTTGAATGTGACTTCATGCATGTTTTCAGGGTTCAATAGATACAGTGAAATCAACTGAATGTTACCTTTCCTGCCTTCAAGTTCAGCGGGGTCCACCTTGATCACCCCATCTGCAAGAGAAGATgtagatataacacacacacacactcacatttacACTACTCTGTAAAGAGCAGTAACGCCTAAAGATATTCAGAGAACTTTATAACACACCGACGATGTCAACACTCTCCACATGGTCCACAAAGTCTCTCTTCCCCAGGTAGAGAGCAATCTAggaaaaagggaaagggaaagcgAGAGGTTACTTCCTGCCTGACATCAACACCATATGGATAGGCCTAATCTCAGTTATCTTGATGGAGCCTGAAAAATTGCAGTGCTGTATACATATAGGTTGGCTCTGTTGGAGAAAGCATATGGATTCCTGCTCTGTTATGCGATAAGTGCATCAGAGCGGGCCCTGACCAGTGTGTCCCTCAGTGATGATGTCAAAGGGGGTTCTTACCGATTCATTGCCACTGGTCTTCTTGTAGACTCTACAGAGGGAGGGTGATAGGAAGAGTCAGGAGTTTAGATTCTAGATTGGATTCAACAAATCTTTTTCATGGTCGGACATCCCAGTACGTTGCTTAATTTATAGTGACCTACCCTAACTGGCCTGCTGTCAGCTACAGTTAAAGGATGAGGCCTatactccccctccctccctccatccctccctcctcccactgAGGCTCTGGATGGATTAGGACCCAGGGTGGCATGGGAGCCGCTGGCATTTCTGGTACAACCACCTAACTTCACATAACACTTATGCAACCATAGGTCTGTCTGAAGGGGATCCTGACCTATAGTATGCTTTGATCTGGTTACAACAGAAACACTACTGAGGAGTTGTTGATAATTACTTGGTTTGCATATTCATTTTCTCATATATGTTTTTTTCATACGATATCTCAtaatggctcccgagtggcacagcggtctgaggcactgcatctcagtgcaagaggcgtcactacagtccctggtttgaatccaggctaaatcacatccggatgtgattgggagttcctgtagggcggcgcacaattggcccagtgtcatccgggtttggccgtggtaggccgtcattgtaaataagaatttcttcttaaatgatttttttatataaataatagAATCCTATCTATTCCTTTTCTCTTTTTTTATATCAGTTTAACCATCAATATAATGTGCATCGCTTGCCTATTTACTTGCGTCTTTCCTTGCGTATGCTAGGCTCTGGGCTGTTAATTCTAAACTGCTCTATTCCGGATCTAATCCAGAGATGATCCGTTCTAATCAGAATTTATCTGGATCCTCTTAACATAAAGCCCCAGAGGTGTCACACAGCCCTGATAGCCTTAGGCAATGTGCTATAAGTTGGGtgtcagggagagttgggatgTGCAAAAAAATCTTTTTCCAATTCACACATCCATATTAATACAgatttgtacatgtgtgaaataggacaaatataagcacccacctaattattactattataaattAGCCATCGTTGTTAGTTGATGGGTAAATTTTAAAGATACTCACTTTGCCATGTCTGTGGTGAATTGGATGAGGTTGTCTGTAGAGGTAGAAAAGAATGGTTAATAAGCCAATCGGGGACAGCATTACAATACAATAACAAGTACAGTACAGCTCAACACAACAGAAAAGGCACTGTAACAGTTTCCTAAATAAGATTGCAAATAGGTATATGGTGAAGCTGGACAAAGGGAGTAGAAAACCAGCAAATTAGTCTTTGATTTGTCAAAACCGGTGTAGCTAATCACTAGGAGGGGAGATTAACATAAGGATGCACTGGTCCCCTAATCTGAGATGAGGTCAGATTAATCCCCCAAATGGCTGTCGTAACAAATTCAAGTCAACTTCATAGAAACACTGTTCAAGATGCTAACCCTCCCGGTTTGTCTGAAGTTCTCCATAAGTGGCCTTAACCTATCAGCAAGTATTAAAGCTGTTCAAATCTGAGCTGGTCCGATTTAACTCTGTACACTGTCTAAACCTGTCCAAGGCTGCCAATGTAAACATACTACAATGATTGCCAATACAGGTGATGGATGAATATATTTCAAATGGGCACATCACATGCCCTGTCCATTCAAAGGTGGTAGAAGTTGGTCAAATCATTCCTAGTCtacaataacaaaaatatattatACTCTGTGCCTAGTGTCAGTTCTAAAAACATTAGATAGATACATTATATCTGCAATGAAAGATTAAGCCAAAATGTTCCTTCCGTCCCATGACAATAAGGCAAGGTGGGCAATTCCATCCCTAGGCAGCCTCGGAGTATAAAATCAGCATTATAGTTATCACTTACGATATAGGTTAAATGCAGATACAGTTCTCTGAGATGTAAACAAGATAGGTTGTCATGCACGATATAATCCTCCATGCATGATGTCATCTTTCCCCAGTAGGCTATGCAGTGGATGTAAAGTAGGGTCAGCCGGGGCTTGCAGTGTACTCACCTCCTTAGTGTCCTGACTGTGTCTTTTGTCTGAGCGTTTGTGAGCGTCCTTCACCTCCCGTCCGCGGTCTTATAACTCGACCTCTCAACCTCGCCGCCCTCCCCTCAGCTTCCCCGGCACGTTATAGGACACCACATTTAGGCCCAATCCTATTAATGAATTAGCTGGCTGCTGTTTTCGGGTTACAATTGGGTTAAAAATAAGCAGAGTAGGGGACTTAAAAGGATTAGGTCCTGAGTAATGTGTtgttgaatgagtgggtgtgaaGAGTAGAGGGCATTTGGTTGGATTACAGGAAATATAATGAAACAAGGGTCTTGCCCTTTGTCAGTCTACATCTCTGAGGGAGAGTTATGCTGTCTGGGTCCACTTTGGGCTTGTATTCTCTGTGGTGCTTTGGCTTGCACTATGAGTCAGAAGAGAAGCATAAAAATACCATTGGCGTTGCCACCGCCCAAAAGGGTACCAGTCTTTCCCCctagtgtgtgtatttgtggCACACAGGCCAtgtgtctgtctttatgtctgtgtcttcctgtctgtttttctgtctgtttgtctgtctttatctgtctgtatctgtctgtttaaGATCTTATCATGAACCACTAAGTAGACAATTATGTGCCAAATGGTGGTTTTATTACTTAACTTGTTCATGTGGTTATGTTACTTAACTCTCATGTGGTTATGTTACTTAACTCTCTCATGTGGTTATGTTAATAAAACCCTTTCATGTGGTTATGTTACTTAACTCTCTCATGTGGTTATGTTACTTAACTTTTTCATGTGGTTATGTTATTTAACTTTTTCATGTGGTTATGTTACTTAACTTTTTTATGTGGTCATGTTACTTAACTCTTTAATGTGGTTATGTTACTTAACTTTTTTATGTGGTCATGTTACTTAACTCTTTCATGTGGTTATGTTACTTAACTCTCTCATGTGGTTATGTTAATAAAACCCTTTCATGTGGTTATGTTACTTAACTCTCTCATGTGGTTATGTTACTTAACTTTTTCATGTGGTTATGTTACTTAACTTTTTCATGTGGTCATGTTACTTAACTCTTTAATGTGGTTATGTTACTTAACTTTTTTATGTGGTCATGTTACTTAACTCTTTAATGTGGTTATGTTACTTAACTTTTTTATGTGGTCATGTTACTTAACTCTTTAATGTGGTTATGTTACTTAACTCTCTCATGTGGTTAAGTTAATAACATTCTTTCATGTGGTTATGTTACTTAACTCTCTCATGTGGTTAAGTTAATAACATTCTTTCATGTGGTTATGTTACTTAACTTTTTCctctttttttacccctttttctccctaatttcgtggtatccaattggtagttacagtcttgtctcatcgctgcaactccagcACAGActagggagaggcgaaggtcgagagccgtgcgtcctctaaaacacaacacaacccaaccaagccgcaatgcttcttgacacaatgtccaCTTACCATGGAAGCCAggtgcaccaatgtgtcggaggaaacactgtacaccttggctgggccaattgtgcgccgcaccaagggtctcccggtcgcagactgctgcgacagagcctggactcgaatccagaatctctagtggcaccgctagcactgcgatgcactcGAGGCCCCCACTAAAACTCTTTCATGTGGTTATGTCATTAAAACTCTTTCATGTGGTTATGTTACTTAACTCTTTCATTGTGCACAGTCCTGTCTCCACAAAGAAGACAGTGTTTCAAAGGGGAACTAAGAAACAGCATGGTCTGGATTGCTATTTCTGATTGGCTGGTAAAGCCACAATGTTCTCTCAAGTCGATGGTCTGTTTATTCCACCAAAATGTGGACTTTTGTTCAGTCTGGTTTTGTTTACCCTGATAGAAGTAAAGCTTTTGGACATTTATTATCATATTAAAATGTATCAATGCATCAAGAATGTGGGCagatgtatgatatgttacgttaatgtgtttgtttattaagacagtaataataaatacaaatgtcccTCTTGTATGGGTTAGACATGGTGTAGAGTGGTATTAGGGCTGGGTTTTGGTTCGTGTTGTTGCCAGGACGACAGATGGTTGTTCAGCCAAGTCTTGTGCAGATGGCTGGCACAGTGAAATGTGAATTGATCTGTTGACTCGAATGGTGCAGCACTCAACGTGATAAGGAGATTATGGGGTCTCTCCAAATTATCCCTCTGACTGTTGATGGTGTAGGTAGGTCAACATGAGGTCAACAAGTGAAAGGTATCTCTATTGTGTTCTTACATGTTTGACACCATTGATATAATGGTTGACATCAGAGATACAATGGTTGTTAGATAGGGTTTAATGCAGTACTGATATCCTTTCCACTATTAAGTGGAGACCCCTAATTTTATGATCTTTCCTTTTATTGGTTGTCATTTCCACTTAAATGCACAGTCTGTAATAGCAATCTCTGTCCAAAACACACAAGACAGATGGTGACACTCAGGTAGCTAGATTGAATGATGTCCGGccccaacaagctctcacagtctctctgCAGAGTCAGACGTCCACACCCTTGTCCCTAAACGTCAATCAACACCACGGTGAACTGAATGATTAAGGGttcaggtttgggatagggttcaaAGAAAACCAGTacctagcactgggattgaacacgcgACACTCGGAGCTGGTGCGTGTGGCTTACGCACATTCACCATTGACATCCACAACGCCCTAATAAAACCcaagcaacaatgacaagccacccgggactgacaatctggatggaaaattactgaggataatagcggacgatattgccacaccTATTTGCCACagcttcaatttaagcctactagagagtgtgttccctcaggcctggagggaagctgaagtcattcctctacccaagaatagaaagacccctttactggctcaaatagctgaccaatcagcctgttaccaacccttagtaaacttctggaaaaaattgtgtttgaccagatacaatgctattttacagtaaacaaattaacaacagaatttcagcacacttatagggaaggacactcaacaagcaccgcacttacacaaatgactgatgattggctgagagaaatttatgataaaatgattgtggggactatcttgttagacttcagtgcagcttttgacattatagatcatagtctgctgttggaaaaaacgtatgtgttatggctttacacctcctgctataatgtggataaagagttacttgtctaacagaactcaaatataatccagttagaatcaggaattccccagggtagctgtttaggccccttgcaatttttactaacgacatgccactgactttgagtaaagccagagtgtctatgtatgcggatgactcaacactatcaactactacagcgactgaaatgactgcaacactcaacaaagagttgcagttagttttaGAGTGGGTGTAAAGGAATAAGTTagacctaaatatttctaaaactaaaagcattgtatttggaacaaaacactcactaaaccctaaacctcaactaaatcttgtaataaatcatgtggaaattgagcaaccctagattgtaaactgtcatggtcaaaacatattgatgcagaaGTCTGtatataataaagcgatgctctgccttcttaacaacactatcaacaaggcaggtcctacaggccctagttttgtggcaccttgactactgttcagtcgtgtggtcaggtgccacaaaaaaggactttgcAATTGGCTCAAAACAGGGCATGCTGGCTAGCCCTTGGATGTACagagagagctaatattaataatatgcatgtcaatctctcctggctgaaagtggaggagagattgacttcatcactacttttatttatgagaggtattgacatgttgaatgcaccgagctgtctgtctaaactactggcacacagcttggacaccaatgcataccccacaagacacgccacaagaggtctcttcacagtccccaagtccagaacagactatgggaggcacatagtactacatagagccatgactacatggaactctattccacatcaagtgactgacgcaagcagtaaaattagatttaagaTTTAAAACACctaatggaacagcggggactgtgaagaaacacaaacattggcacagacacatgcatacacacacacacacacacacacacacacacacacacacacacacacacacacacacacacactatacatacacatggatttagtactgtagatatgtggtagtggtggagtaagggcctgagggcacacagtgtgttgtgaaatctgtgaatgtattgtaatgtttttaaaattgtataaactgccttaattttgctggaccccaggaagagtagctgctgctttggcagcagctaatagggatccataataaatacaaatacaaatacaaacgtTAATAGCGCtcaccgttgcccctagtggccattTTGA
The sequence above is drawn from the Salmo salar chromosome ssa05, Ssal_v3.1, whole genome shotgun sequence genome and encodes:
- the LOC106604735 gene encoding arrestin-C isoform X1; the protein is MAKVYKKTSGNESIALYLGKRDFVDHVESVDIVDGVIKVDPAELEGRKVWVYLACAFRYGSDDLDVIGLSFRKDIWVKRMQIYPVVGTKPANTPMQEALLKKCGDQGHPFTFTIDTNLPCSVGLQPAPEDAGKSCGVDYEVKAYIAKEADDPDEKISKKDTCRLIIRKIQFAPGKVGAGPKADISKNFMMSDKPVHLEASIEKELYFHGDPIPVNVKINNETTKVVKKIKITVEQTTEVLLYQSDKYSKTVHTEEFAEEIKGESTLEKTFTVIPLLSNNKEKRGLAVDGRLKDEDTNLASTTIIRPGMDKGMQGIMVSYKIKVNLLVSSGGLLGGLTASDVGVEVPLVLMSPKPADVTDIKFE
- the LOC106604735 gene encoding arrestin-C isoform X2, which codes for MAKVYKKTSGNESIALYLGKRDFVDHVESVDIVDGVIKVDPAELEGRKVWVYLACAFRYGSDDLDVIGLSFRKDIWVKRMQIYPVVGTKPANTPMQEALLKKCGDQGHPFTFTIDTNLPCSVGLQPAPEDAGKSCGVDYEVKAYIAKEADDPDEKISKKDTCRLIIRKIQFAPGKVGAGPKADISKNFMMSDKPVHLEASIEKELYFHGDPIPVNVKINNETTKVVKKIKITVEQTTEVLLYQSDKYSKTVHTEEFAEEIKGESTLEKTFTVIPLLSNNKEKRGLAVDGRLKDEDTNLASTTIIRPGMDKGMQGIMVSYKIKVNLLVSSGGLLGGLTASDVGVEVPLVLMSPKPADVPVE